The following are encoded together in the Zingiber officinale cultivar Zhangliang chromosome 8A, Zo_v1.1, whole genome shotgun sequence genome:
- the LOC122012226 gene encoding ubiquitin C-terminal hydrolase 13-like isoform X2, whose product MTMMTPPPLDQEDEEILVPHQEFTAGPQPMEVISSEPAPENHQLEDPPTFKYRWSIENFSRSNTKKLYSDIFFVGGYKWRVLIFPKGNNVDHLSIYLDVADSATLPYGWNRYAQFALAVVNQIHGKYTIRKDTQHQFNGRESDWGFTSFMSLSELYDPSRGYLVNDSCVIEAEVTVRKVVDYWSYDSKKETGYVGLKNQGATCYMNSLLQTLYHIPYFRKAVYHMPTTENDIPSGSIPLALQSLFYKLQYSDNSVATKELTKSFGWDTYDSFMQHDVQELNRVLCEKLEDKMKGTVVEGTIQHLFEGHHMNYIECINVDYKSTRKESFYDLQLDVKGCRDVYASFDKYVEVEQLDGDNKYQAENHGLQDAKKGVLFIDFPPVLQLQLKRFEYDFMRDTMVKINDRYEFPLQLDLDRDNGRYLSPDADRRVCNLYTLHSILVHSGGVHGGHYYAFIRPTLSDQWYKFDDERVTKEDAKRALEEQYGGEEELPQTNPGFNNTPFKFTKYSNAYMLVYIRESDKEKIMCNADEKDIAEHLRVRLKKEQEEKEHKKKEKAEAHLYTIIKVARNEDLTEQIGREIFFDLVDHDKVRSFRIQKQLPFNHFKEEVAIEFGIPVQFQRFWLWAKRQNHTYRPNRPLLPQEEAQSVGELREVSNKAHNAELKLFLEVELGLDLHPLPPPLKTKEDILLFFKLYDPEKKDLRFVGRLFVKALGKPIDILSKLIEMAEFSANEEIELYEEIKFESNVMCERIDKKISFKSSQLEDGDIICYQRALTSANRDEFQYPDVPSFLEYVRNRQVVHFRSLEKPKEEDFSLELSKLFAYDDVVERVARHLGLDDPTKIRLTSHNCYSQQPKPQPIKYRGVDHLSDMLVHYNQTSDILYYEILDIPLPELQGLKTLKVAFHHATKEEVAIHSIRLPKNSTVADVINDLKTKVELSRPDTELRLLEVFYHKIYKIFPPGEKIENINDQYWTLCAEEIPEEEKNLGPHDRLIHVYHFNRDPNQNQMQVQNFGEPFFLVIKEGETLANVKIRIQKKLQVPDDEFSKWKFAFISLGRPEYLQDSDVVSNRFQRRDIYGAWEQFLGLEHSDTAPKRAYTTNQNRHTFEKPVKIYN is encoded by the exons ATGACTATGATGACGCCGCCCCCTCTCGAC CAAGAGGACGAGGAGATACTGGTTCCACATCAGGAGTTCACGGCGGGACCCCAGCCGATGGAAG TTATATCATCCGAGCCAGCACCTGAGAATCATCAGTTGGAGGATCCTCCTACGTTCAAATATAGGTGGTCAATTGAGAACTTCTCTAGGTCGAACACCAAGAAGCTCTACTCTGACATTTTTTTTGTCGGGGGATACAAGTG GCGAGTGTTGATTTTTCCCAAGGGAAATAATGTTGACCACCTGTCTATATACCTTGATGTTGCTGATTCAGCTACCTTACCATATGGCTGGAATAGATATGCACAGTTCGCGCTTGCAGTTGTCAATCAAATTCATGGGAAGTACACAATAAGAAAAG ATACGCAACATCAATTTAATGGACGAGAAAGTGACTGGGGTTTTACTTCATTTATGTCCCTAAGTGAGCTCTATGATCCAAGTAGAGGATATCTTGTTAACGATTCATGTGTAATCGAAGCTGAAGTTACTGTCCGTAAGGTTGTAGATTACTGGAGTTATGACTCGAAAAAGGAAACAGGTTATGTTGGCCTTAAGAACCAAGGAGCTACTTGTTACATGAACTCTCTTTTACAGACTCTGTATCACATTCCATACTTCAGAAAG GCTGTTTATCATATGCCAACTACAGAGAATGATATTCCCTCTGGGAGCATTCCCCTGGCTCTGCAGAGTCTTTTTTATAAACTTCAATATAGTGACAACAGTGTTGCTACAAAGGAATTGACGAAATCTTTTGGTTGGGACACATATGATTCTTTTATGCAACATGATGTccaagaactcaacagagttctATGTGAAAAACTGGAAGATAAGATGAAG GGTACTGTGGTTGAGGGCACAATTCAGCATTTGTTTGAAGGACATCACATGAACTATATTGAATGCATTAATGTGGACTACAAATCTACTAGAAAAGAGTCCTTCTATG ATCTGCAGCTAGATGTAAAGGGTTGCCGTGATGTTTATGCTTCATTTGATAAGTATGTTGAGGTAGAGCAGCTTGATGGGGATAATAAATATCAAGCAGAAAACCATGGGTTACAG GATGCTAAGAAAGGTGTTCTGTTCATTGATTTCCCACCAGTTTTGCAACTCCAACTCAAGCGATTTGAATATGATTTCATGCGAGATACAATGGTGAAG ATAAATGATCGGTATGAGTTTCCTCTTCAGTTGGACCTTGATAGAGATAATGGTAGATATCTTTCTCCTGATGCAGACAGGAGGGTTTGTAACCTCTATACTCTTCACAG CATTCTTGTTCACAGTGGTGGGGTGCATGGCGGACATTATTATGCTTTCATACGACCAACTCTATCAGATCAGTg GTATAAGTTTGATGATGAGAGGGTAACTAAGGAAGATGCAAAAAGGGCACTGGAGGAGCAGTATGGTGGTGAAGAGGAG TTACCCCAGACAAATCCTGGCTTCAACAATACTCCATTTAAATTTACTAAATATTCAAATGCTTATATGCTTGTGTACATTCGTGAAAGTGATAAGGAGAAAATTATGTGTAATGCGGATGAGAAAGACATTGCTGAGCATCTCAGA GTTAGActaaagaaagaacaagaagagaaggagcaCAAGAAGAAAGAGAAAGCTGAGGCCCACCTTTACACTATCATAAAG GTGGCTCGGAATGAGGATTTGACAGAACAAATTGGAAGGGAaatattttttgatcttgtagacCACGACAAAGTTCGGAGCTTTCGCATCCAAAAACAATTGCCATTCAACCATTTTAAG GAGGAGGTGGCTATAGAATTTGGCATTCCAGTGCAGTTTCAACGGTTCTGGTTGTGGGCCAAGCGGCAAAACCACACATATCGACCCAATCGGCCTTTATTGCCTCAGGAAGAAGCTCAGTCC GTTGGAGAGCTTAGGGAGGTTTCAAATAAGGCACATAATGCTGAATTGAAGCTTTTCTTGGAAGTAGAGCTTGGACTG GATCTTCACCCTCTTCCTCCACCACTAAAAACAAAGGAGGACATACTACTTTTCTTCAAGCTCTATGACCCTGAAAAAAAAGATCTGAG ATTTGTAGGAAGGCTGTTTGTGAAGGCTCTTGGGAAACCAATTGACATACTCTCAAAATTGATTGAAATGGCTGAATTTTCTGCAAATGAAGAAATTGAACTTTATGAG GAAATAAAGTTCGAATCAAATGTTATGTGTGAACGCATTGATAAGAAGATTTCTTTCAAATCAAGCCAG CTTGAAGACGGAGATATCATTTGTTATCAAAGAGCTTTAACATCAGCAAATAGAGATGAGTTTCAGTATCCTGATGTTCCCTCTTTCTTGGAATATGTTCGTAACCGCCAG GTTGTTCATTTTCGATCCttggagaagccaaaggaggaagATTTTTCCTTGGAACT ATCTAAACTCTTTGCGTATGATGATGTTGTTGAAAGAGTTGCACGCCATCTTGGTCTAGATGATCCCACAAAAATTCGACTTACATCTCATAACTGCTATTCTCAGCAGCCTAAACCACAACCAATTAAGTACCGTGGTGTGGATCATCTTTCAGACATGCTGGTTCATTATAACCag ACATCTGATATATTGTATTATGAGATATTGGATATTCCTCTTCCTGAATTGCAAGGTTTAAAAACTCTAAAAGTAGCATTCCACCATGCTACAAAAGAGGAG GTGGCAATTCACAGCATTCGACTTCCAAAAAATAGCACTGTGGCTGACGTAATCAATGACCTAAAGACTAAG GTTGAGCTCTCTCGTCCTGATACTGAACTCAGGTTGCTTGAGGTTTTCTATCACAAAATCTACAAG ATCTTTCCTCCTGGTGAGAAGATTGAGAACATTAATGATCAGTACTGGACTTTGTGTGCAGAGGAG ATTCCAGAAGAAGAGAAAAACCTTGGGCCTCACGATCGCTTGATTCATGTTTACCATTTTAATAGAGATCCTAATCAGAACCAAATG CAAGTTCAGAATTTTGGAGAGCCTTTCTTCTTAGTCATTAAGGAAGGTGAAACTTTAGCCAATGTCAAGATACGCATTCAGAAGAAACTGCAAGTTCCAGATGATGAATTTTCAAAG TGGAAGTTTGCTTTTATTTCACTTGGTCGCCCTGAATACCTCCAGGATTCAGATGTAGTATCCAACAGATTTCAG AGAAGAGATATTTATGGAGCCTGGGAACAGTTTCTTGGTTTAGAGCATTCAGACACTGCTCCAAAAAGAGCTTACACAACTAATCAG AACCGTCACACATTTGAGAAGCCGGTGAAAATTTATAATTGA
- the LOC122012226 gene encoding ubiquitin C-terminal hydrolase 13-like isoform X1 gives MTMMTPPPLDQQEDEEILVPHQEFTAGPQPMEVISSEPAPENHQLEDPPTFKYRWSIENFSRSNTKKLYSDIFFVGGYKWRVLIFPKGNNVDHLSIYLDVADSATLPYGWNRYAQFALAVVNQIHGKYTIRKDTQHQFNGRESDWGFTSFMSLSELYDPSRGYLVNDSCVIEAEVTVRKVVDYWSYDSKKETGYVGLKNQGATCYMNSLLQTLYHIPYFRKAVYHMPTTENDIPSGSIPLALQSLFYKLQYSDNSVATKELTKSFGWDTYDSFMQHDVQELNRVLCEKLEDKMKGTVVEGTIQHLFEGHHMNYIECINVDYKSTRKESFYDLQLDVKGCRDVYASFDKYVEVEQLDGDNKYQAENHGLQDAKKGVLFIDFPPVLQLQLKRFEYDFMRDTMVKINDRYEFPLQLDLDRDNGRYLSPDADRRVCNLYTLHSILVHSGGVHGGHYYAFIRPTLSDQWYKFDDERVTKEDAKRALEEQYGGEEELPQTNPGFNNTPFKFTKYSNAYMLVYIRESDKEKIMCNADEKDIAEHLRVRLKKEQEEKEHKKKEKAEAHLYTIIKVARNEDLTEQIGREIFFDLVDHDKVRSFRIQKQLPFNHFKEEVAIEFGIPVQFQRFWLWAKRQNHTYRPNRPLLPQEEAQSVGELREVSNKAHNAELKLFLEVELGLDLHPLPPPLKTKEDILLFFKLYDPEKKDLRFVGRLFVKALGKPIDILSKLIEMAEFSANEEIELYEEIKFESNVMCERIDKKISFKSSQLEDGDIICYQRALTSANRDEFQYPDVPSFLEYVRNRQVVHFRSLEKPKEEDFSLELSKLFAYDDVVERVARHLGLDDPTKIRLTSHNCYSQQPKPQPIKYRGVDHLSDMLVHYNQTSDILYYEILDIPLPELQGLKTLKVAFHHATKEEVAIHSIRLPKNSTVADVINDLKTKVELSRPDTELRLLEVFYHKIYKIFPPGEKIENINDQYWTLCAEEIPEEEKNLGPHDRLIHVYHFNRDPNQNQMQVQNFGEPFFLVIKEGETLANVKIRIQKKLQVPDDEFSKWKFAFISLGRPEYLQDSDVVSNRFQRRDIYGAWEQFLGLEHSDTAPKRAYTTNQNRHTFEKPVKIYN, from the exons ATGACTATGATGACGCCGCCCCCTCTCGAC CAGCAAGAGGACGAGGAGATACTGGTTCCACATCAGGAGTTCACGGCGGGACCCCAGCCGATGGAAG TTATATCATCCGAGCCAGCACCTGAGAATCATCAGTTGGAGGATCCTCCTACGTTCAAATATAGGTGGTCAATTGAGAACTTCTCTAGGTCGAACACCAAGAAGCTCTACTCTGACATTTTTTTTGTCGGGGGATACAAGTG GCGAGTGTTGATTTTTCCCAAGGGAAATAATGTTGACCACCTGTCTATATACCTTGATGTTGCTGATTCAGCTACCTTACCATATGGCTGGAATAGATATGCACAGTTCGCGCTTGCAGTTGTCAATCAAATTCATGGGAAGTACACAATAAGAAAAG ATACGCAACATCAATTTAATGGACGAGAAAGTGACTGGGGTTTTACTTCATTTATGTCCCTAAGTGAGCTCTATGATCCAAGTAGAGGATATCTTGTTAACGATTCATGTGTAATCGAAGCTGAAGTTACTGTCCGTAAGGTTGTAGATTACTGGAGTTATGACTCGAAAAAGGAAACAGGTTATGTTGGCCTTAAGAACCAAGGAGCTACTTGTTACATGAACTCTCTTTTACAGACTCTGTATCACATTCCATACTTCAGAAAG GCTGTTTATCATATGCCAACTACAGAGAATGATATTCCCTCTGGGAGCATTCCCCTGGCTCTGCAGAGTCTTTTTTATAAACTTCAATATAGTGACAACAGTGTTGCTACAAAGGAATTGACGAAATCTTTTGGTTGGGACACATATGATTCTTTTATGCAACATGATGTccaagaactcaacagagttctATGTGAAAAACTGGAAGATAAGATGAAG GGTACTGTGGTTGAGGGCACAATTCAGCATTTGTTTGAAGGACATCACATGAACTATATTGAATGCATTAATGTGGACTACAAATCTACTAGAAAAGAGTCCTTCTATG ATCTGCAGCTAGATGTAAAGGGTTGCCGTGATGTTTATGCTTCATTTGATAAGTATGTTGAGGTAGAGCAGCTTGATGGGGATAATAAATATCAAGCAGAAAACCATGGGTTACAG GATGCTAAGAAAGGTGTTCTGTTCATTGATTTCCCACCAGTTTTGCAACTCCAACTCAAGCGATTTGAATATGATTTCATGCGAGATACAATGGTGAAG ATAAATGATCGGTATGAGTTTCCTCTTCAGTTGGACCTTGATAGAGATAATGGTAGATATCTTTCTCCTGATGCAGACAGGAGGGTTTGTAACCTCTATACTCTTCACAG CATTCTTGTTCACAGTGGTGGGGTGCATGGCGGACATTATTATGCTTTCATACGACCAACTCTATCAGATCAGTg GTATAAGTTTGATGATGAGAGGGTAACTAAGGAAGATGCAAAAAGGGCACTGGAGGAGCAGTATGGTGGTGAAGAGGAG TTACCCCAGACAAATCCTGGCTTCAACAATACTCCATTTAAATTTACTAAATATTCAAATGCTTATATGCTTGTGTACATTCGTGAAAGTGATAAGGAGAAAATTATGTGTAATGCGGATGAGAAAGACATTGCTGAGCATCTCAGA GTTAGActaaagaaagaacaagaagagaaggagcaCAAGAAGAAAGAGAAAGCTGAGGCCCACCTTTACACTATCATAAAG GTGGCTCGGAATGAGGATTTGACAGAACAAATTGGAAGGGAaatattttttgatcttgtagacCACGACAAAGTTCGGAGCTTTCGCATCCAAAAACAATTGCCATTCAACCATTTTAAG GAGGAGGTGGCTATAGAATTTGGCATTCCAGTGCAGTTTCAACGGTTCTGGTTGTGGGCCAAGCGGCAAAACCACACATATCGACCCAATCGGCCTTTATTGCCTCAGGAAGAAGCTCAGTCC GTTGGAGAGCTTAGGGAGGTTTCAAATAAGGCACATAATGCTGAATTGAAGCTTTTCTTGGAAGTAGAGCTTGGACTG GATCTTCACCCTCTTCCTCCACCACTAAAAACAAAGGAGGACATACTACTTTTCTTCAAGCTCTATGACCCTGAAAAAAAAGATCTGAG ATTTGTAGGAAGGCTGTTTGTGAAGGCTCTTGGGAAACCAATTGACATACTCTCAAAATTGATTGAAATGGCTGAATTTTCTGCAAATGAAGAAATTGAACTTTATGAG GAAATAAAGTTCGAATCAAATGTTATGTGTGAACGCATTGATAAGAAGATTTCTTTCAAATCAAGCCAG CTTGAAGACGGAGATATCATTTGTTATCAAAGAGCTTTAACATCAGCAAATAGAGATGAGTTTCAGTATCCTGATGTTCCCTCTTTCTTGGAATATGTTCGTAACCGCCAG GTTGTTCATTTTCGATCCttggagaagccaaaggaggaagATTTTTCCTTGGAACT ATCTAAACTCTTTGCGTATGATGATGTTGTTGAAAGAGTTGCACGCCATCTTGGTCTAGATGATCCCACAAAAATTCGACTTACATCTCATAACTGCTATTCTCAGCAGCCTAAACCACAACCAATTAAGTACCGTGGTGTGGATCATCTTTCAGACATGCTGGTTCATTATAACCag ACATCTGATATATTGTATTATGAGATATTGGATATTCCTCTTCCTGAATTGCAAGGTTTAAAAACTCTAAAAGTAGCATTCCACCATGCTACAAAAGAGGAG GTGGCAATTCACAGCATTCGACTTCCAAAAAATAGCACTGTGGCTGACGTAATCAATGACCTAAAGACTAAG GTTGAGCTCTCTCGTCCTGATACTGAACTCAGGTTGCTTGAGGTTTTCTATCACAAAATCTACAAG ATCTTTCCTCCTGGTGAGAAGATTGAGAACATTAATGATCAGTACTGGACTTTGTGTGCAGAGGAG ATTCCAGAAGAAGAGAAAAACCTTGGGCCTCACGATCGCTTGATTCATGTTTACCATTTTAATAGAGATCCTAATCAGAACCAAATG CAAGTTCAGAATTTTGGAGAGCCTTTCTTCTTAGTCATTAAGGAAGGTGAAACTTTAGCCAATGTCAAGATACGCATTCAGAAGAAACTGCAAGTTCCAGATGATGAATTTTCAAAG TGGAAGTTTGCTTTTATTTCACTTGGTCGCCCTGAATACCTCCAGGATTCAGATGTAGTATCCAACAGATTTCAG AGAAGAGATATTTATGGAGCCTGGGAACAGTTTCTTGGTTTAGAGCATTCAGACACTGCTCCAAAAAGAGCTTACACAACTAATCAG AACCGTCACACATTTGAGAAGCCGGTGAAAATTTATAATTGA
- the LOC122008209 gene encoding uncharacterized protein LOC122008209 isoform X1 — protein sequence MESAISAFCQSLAAFCHHVDTASKSLSDSIQRRPIPLDSAASAFLQSVDRRISSASADFDLLESMAFGTVSFEELLGHCNEVFKNNQRYIADLEERMQSLGYVPEVELEDDEVLDDSKFMSPVSGFQKPSFEFVSVSVVRSSRKRLEEDSLFEDSISLQNLGLSDAGLATLASEAGNDTDDRGLSTMKKNSGETMSYCNDIISDKMTLPGYSKQALNASDSYNDEIPVIRNIAKAIVCASRDDYDDLPAFMKSLVSWEELQEAVVKINSFLSEHKHNDVFNQDEIEKMGLGRKARSYLLLLLRMNQFVAETIDNSIFYRVHPVCS from the exons ATGGAGAGCGCCATCTCCGCCTTCTGCCAATCCCTCGCCGCCTTCTGTCATCACGTCGACACCGCCTCCAaatccctctccgactccatccaacGCCGCCCGATTCCCCTCG ATTCGGCTGCATCCGCCTTCTTGCAATCAGTCGATCGACGGATCTCCTCAGCCAGCGCCGACTTCGACCTCCTCGAGTCCATGGCCTTCGGCACGGTCTCCTTCGAGGAGCTCCTCGGCCACTGCAACGAGGTCTTCAAGAACAACCAGAGATACATCGCCGACCTCGAGGAGAGGATGCAGAGTTTAGGATACGTCCCTG AGGTAGAGTTGGAAGATGACGAGGTTTTGGATGATTCGAAGTTTATGAGTCCTGTGAGTGGATTTCAGAAACCTTCCTTTGAGTTTGTCTCGGTTTCTGTTGTTCGGTCGAGCAGGAAGAGGCTAGAGGAGGATTCCTT ATTTGAGGATTCCATTTCCTTGCAAAATCTTGGTCTTTCAGATGCTGGTCTGGCAACTTTAGCTTCAGAAG CAGGCAATGACACAGATGACAGAGGTCTTTCAACCATGAAAAAAAATTCAGGAGAAACAATGAG TTATTGTAATGACATAATATCTGACAAGATGACTTTGCCTGGATATTCAAAACAAGCCCTGAATGCTTCAG ATTCATACAATGATGAAATTCCAGTTATCAGAAATATTGCCAAAGCTATAGTGTGTGCATCTAGAGATGACTATGATGACCTGCCTGCTTTCATGAAAAGTCTGGTATCATGGGAG GAGTTGCAGGAAGCTGTGGTCAAGATTAATTCTTTCCTCTCTGAACATAAGCACAATGATGTGTTTAACCAAGATGAGATTGAAAAAATGGGGCTCG GGCGAAAAGCAAGATCTTACTTGTTACTTCTTCTGAGGATgaatcagtttgttgcggagacAATCGACAACTCTATATTCTACAGAGTTCACCCTGTTTGCTCGTAG
- the LOC122008209 gene encoding uncharacterized protein LOC122008209 isoform X2, with amino-acid sequence MESAISAFCQSLAAFCHHVDTASKSLSDSIQRRPIPLDSAASAFLQSVDRRISSASADFDLLESMAFGTVSFEELLGHCNEVFKNNQRYIADLEERMQSLGYVPEVELEDDEVLDDSKFMSPVSGFQKPSFEFVSVSVVRSSRKRLEEDSLFEDSISLQNLGLSDAGLATLASEGNDTDDRGLSTMKKNSGETMSYCNDIISDKMTLPGYSKQALNASDSYNDEIPVIRNIAKAIVCASRDDYDDLPAFMKSLVSWEELQEAVVKINSFLSEHKHNDVFNQDEIEKMGLGRKARSYLLLLLRMNQFVAETIDNSIFYRVHPVCS; translated from the exons ATGGAGAGCGCCATCTCCGCCTTCTGCCAATCCCTCGCCGCCTTCTGTCATCACGTCGACACCGCCTCCAaatccctctccgactccatccaacGCCGCCCGATTCCCCTCG ATTCGGCTGCATCCGCCTTCTTGCAATCAGTCGATCGACGGATCTCCTCAGCCAGCGCCGACTTCGACCTCCTCGAGTCCATGGCCTTCGGCACGGTCTCCTTCGAGGAGCTCCTCGGCCACTGCAACGAGGTCTTCAAGAACAACCAGAGATACATCGCCGACCTCGAGGAGAGGATGCAGAGTTTAGGATACGTCCCTG AGGTAGAGTTGGAAGATGACGAGGTTTTGGATGATTCGAAGTTTATGAGTCCTGTGAGTGGATTTCAGAAACCTTCCTTTGAGTTTGTCTCGGTTTCTGTTGTTCGGTCGAGCAGGAAGAGGCTAGAGGAGGATTCCTT ATTTGAGGATTCCATTTCCTTGCAAAATCTTGGTCTTTCAGATGCTGGTCTGGCAACTTTAGCTTCAGAAG GCAATGACACAGATGACAGAGGTCTTTCAACCATGAAAAAAAATTCAGGAGAAACAATGAG TTATTGTAATGACATAATATCTGACAAGATGACTTTGCCTGGATATTCAAAACAAGCCCTGAATGCTTCAG ATTCATACAATGATGAAATTCCAGTTATCAGAAATATTGCCAAAGCTATAGTGTGTGCATCTAGAGATGACTATGATGACCTGCCTGCTTTCATGAAAAGTCTGGTATCATGGGAG GAGTTGCAGGAAGCTGTGGTCAAGATTAATTCTTTCCTCTCTGAACATAAGCACAATGATGTGTTTAACCAAGATGAGATTGAAAAAATGGGGCTCG GGCGAAAAGCAAGATCTTACTTGTTACTTCTTCTGAGGATgaatcagtttgttgcggagacAATCGACAACTCTATATTCTACAGAGTTCACCCTGTTTGCTCGTAG